A region of the Lentisphaerota bacterium genome:
CGGGGGGTGTTTGACAGCGGTGCGCCCTTTGAGACCGAGTTTACTGTCGAAGGCAAGACCGGCACCGCCATCTTCAACTGGCGGCTTGTCCCCGAACGGGACGCGCTTGGAGCTGTGTATTCCGTGCTCGCGATCAGCCGCGATATCACCGCCCATCGGAAAGCCGAGCGGGAATACACAACCTTGTTTCGGGAGATGCTGGACGGTTTCGCCCTGCACGAGATCGTCTGTGATGCCGAGGGGAATCCCGTGGACTATCGCTTCCTATCTGTCAACCCGGCCTTTGAGCGCATGACCGGCCTGAAGGCGGAGGCCATCGTGGGCCGCACCGTCCGGGAGGTGTTGCCCTGCGCGGAAGAACACTGGATCGAAACGTATGGCAAGGTGGCGCTCACCGGTGAATCGATCTTCTTCGAAAACTACTCCGCCGATCTCGGAAAGCATTTCGAGGTGACGGCCTTCCGCCCCGCCACGGGCCAATTCGTCTGCATCTTCCAGGACATTACCGACCGCAAGCGGGCGGAAGACGCCCTGCGGAGCAGTCGGCAACTCCTGGAGGCAACTGAGGCGCTGAGCGCCGTCGGCGGCTGGGAATGGGACGTGACGGCTCAGGTCATGGTTTGGACGGACGGCACGTACCGCATCCACGAACTCGATTCCGTCAGCATGCCGGCAGGCTCGCCCGCTCATATCGAGCGCAGCCTCGCCTGCTACGACCCCGAGGACCGGCTGAGGGTCGAGGATGCGTTCCGGCGCTGCATCGAAGCGGGCGAACCCTACGATCTGGAGTGTGCCTTCACGACCACAGCGGGCCGCCGGTTGTGCGTCCGTACCATGGGCCGGGCCATCCGGAAGAACGGTCGGGTCGTCAAAGTCCAGGGCAATCTCCAGGACATCACCGAGCGCAAGAAGGCCGAGGCCCAGCAGAAAAACCTGCAAGCCGAGTGTTTCCAGGCCCAGAAGATGGAGTCGGTTGGCCGGCTCGCGGGCGGCGTGGCGCACGACTTCAACAATCTCCTCACGGGGATCATGGGCTATACGGAATTGTGTCAGGAGCATGTGGGCGTGGATCATCCCATTGCCGATTGGCTTGACGAGATCGCGAAGGGGGCCCAACGGTCCGCCAACCTGACGCGCCAGTTGCTCGCGTTTGCCCGCAAACAAACCATCCTGCCGCAGTTCCTGGATCTGAACGATGCCGTATCCGGAATGCTCAAGCTGCTGCGCCGGTTGATCGGCGAAGACATCGCACTGGTCTGGATGCCGGGCACGGACGTATGGCCGATCAAGGTCGATCCCGGCCAGATCGATCAAATCCTGGCCAACCTCTCCGTGAACGCACGCGACGCCATTGGCGGCGTGGGGCGCCTCACCATCGAGACACACAACACGGTTGTTGACCGGGCGTCCTGCTCGGAATACCCAGAGGCTGCCCCCGGCGACTATGTCGTGCTGATGGTCAGCGATGACGGGTGCGGCATGGACCGTGAGACCCTGACACACATCTTCGAGCCCTTTTTCACGACCAAAGAGGCCGGACTGGGCACCGGATTGGGCTTGGCTACGGTCTATGGCATCGTGAAGCAGAACGGGGGATTCATCACCGTCGACAGTGCACCGGGGAATGGCACGACGTTTCGAGTCCATCTCCCTCGCTGCGAGAAAACCGTGGAGACGAGCGCCGTCCCGCAGGTTCCCGAGGCCCGTCCGGGCGGCTTTGAAACCATCCTGCTGGTCGAGGATGAGACCAGCGTACGCGTGACCACGGCACTGTGTCTGGAGGCGCAGGGGTACGCCGTCCTGACCGCGGCAGACCCGGGGGAGGCCTTGCGCCTGGCCGAGCGGCATTCCAGCCCCATCCACCTGCTTATCACCGACGTGGTCATGCCCTGCATGAA
Encoded here:
- a CDS encoding PAS domain S-box protein, coding for MKSKHEQGKKAAGKSHRAEGSLKEQLDFSESLIETAQVLILVLDTRGRIVRFNPYMEKLVGYDLNEVKGMDWFETFLSPEISRTIKPFFQQAIDNIQTRGNVNPILAKDGRTILVEWNDKTLKDKDGRTVGLLAIGQDITDRKRAETYREMEHEILRILNEPGDLQESIQHALVALKTRAEADAVGLRLQEGEDFPYFVQDGFSKDFLLTENTLAERGKDGGLCRDKDGHVSLDCLCGLVISGKTDPSRPIFSPGGSYWTNDSLVWLDLPSDQDPGMHLRNTCIQQGYASVALIPVRNRDLIVGLLQLNFKRKGRLTREAIEILEGIAAHIGSALMRKRAEDALRKSEETHRALVAGLPDTVMRFNRQGAHLFVPENVRTTVDLNAVRCIAKTHAELGFSKTQCRFLEESIRGVFDSGAPFETEFTVEGKTGTAIFNWRLVPERDALGAVYSVLAISRDITAHRKAEREYTTLFREMLDGFALHEIVCDAEGNPVDYRFLSVNPAFERMTGLKAEAIVGRTVREVLPCAEEHWIETYGKVALTGESIFFENYSADLGKHFEVTAFRPATGQFVCIFQDITDRKRAEDALRSSRQLLEATEALSAVGGWEWDVTAQVMVWTDGTYRIHELDSVSMPAGSPAHIERSLACYDPEDRLRVEDAFRRCIEAGEPYDLECAFTTTAGRRLCVRTMGRAIRKNGRVVKVQGNLQDITERKKAEAQQKNLQAECFQAQKMESVGRLAGGVAHDFNNLLTGIMGYTELCQEHVGVDHPIADWLDEIAKGAQRSANLTRQLLAFARKQTILPQFLDLNDAVSGMLKLLRRLIGEDIALVWMPGTDVWPIKVDPGQIDQILANLSVNARDAIGGVGRLTIETHNTVVDRASCSEYPEAAPGDYVVLMVSDDGCGMDRETLTHIFEPFFTTKEAGLGTGLGLATVYGIVKQNGGFITVDSAPGNGTTFRVHLPRCEKTVETSAVPQVPEARPGGFETILLVEDETSVRVTTALCLEAQGYAVLTAADPGEALRLAERHSSPIHLLITDVVMPCMNGRALAAKLTEKYPRMKCLFISGYTANVIAHRGILEEGVHFLAKPFTRDVMARKVYEVLKGGQTKGRE